In Caldisphaera lagunensis DSM 15908, a single genomic region encodes these proteins:
- a CDS encoding creatininase family protein yields MQNKNNCIDYKYISSSKVKELNNFIFIIPIGSIEQHCDAPMGLDSLIAERIAYGLCGVMENIVVMPTIYYGFSPEWNNVDGTISLNIETFSGFIKSILDSLNKINAKRIVFLNGHGGNSYILEAVLREWINNKTNTIILLNYWKALGINVGHSGSIERSIARALGIQFEESNCNGIIDFYNGASKIIINGPMIGSKTYEKDKIEITQEEILLKIKNEIINGINFAEKIKSNSMFVL; encoded by the coding sequence ATGCAAAATAAAAACAATTGTATTGATTATAAATACATATCATCCAGCAAAGTAAAAGAACTCAATAACTTCATTTTCATTATACCAATAGGTAGTATCGAGCAGCATTGTGACGCTCCTATGGGCCTCGATTCATTAATAGCTGAAAGAATTGCTTATGGTTTATGTGGTGTAATGGAAAACATCGTTGTTATGCCAACAATTTATTATGGTTTCTCTCCAGAATGGAACAATGTTGATGGTACAATCTCATTAAATATAGAAACTTTTTCTGGTTTTATAAAATCAATTCTAGATTCTTTAAATAAAATAAATGCAAAAAGAATTGTATTTTTAAATGGACATGGAGGGAACTCTTATATTTTGGAAGCAGTATTAAGGGAATGGATCAATAACAAAACCAATACAATTATTTTGTTAAATTATTGGAAAGCTCTAGGAATAAATGTTGGTCATTCTGGCTCAATTGAAAGAAGCATTGCCAGAGCATTAGGCATTCAATTCGAAGAATCTAATTGTAATGGTATAATTGACTTCTATAATGGAGCATCTAAGATCATAATTAATGGGCCAATGATAGGATCAAAAACGTATGAAAAGGATAAGATAGAAATTACTCAAGAAGAAATCCTATTGAAAATCAAAAATGAAATCATAAATGGAATAAACTTTGCAGAAAAAATTAAGAGTAATTCCATGTTTGTTTTATGA
- a CDS encoding fumarylacetoacetate hydrolase family protein has protein sequence MSYSSLKIGSVFYENKLHLSLFKDGLFYISDKSEINNELLDIKNFYINLPKSLVHIRENHEKFTLKTNYNLDSTLMPPNPFPSKIVGIGKNYISHAKEMKGSIKPAFFLKAPSALIGSNTDIVVPSFIKKPDYEGEVVILIGKKVKNASLKEAKESIVGYTAGNDFTARDLQYGDNNTECLPWSQAKSLDTFSPTGPYIKIIDDYSELENVCVTTRLNGKTVQQGCPSEMFYDYANVVLEVSKLMTLYPGDLVFTGTPSGVGHAKGNYLNDGDVIEVIVTGIDPLRNKVVRYK, from the coding sequence ATGAGTTATAGCTCTTTAAAAATCGGCTCTGTATTTTATGAAAATAAATTGCATTTATCTTTATTTAAAGATGGATTATTCTACATATCAGATAAGTCTGAAATAAATAATGAATTATTGGATATAAAAAATTTTTACATTAACCTTCCTAAATCATTGGTGCATATCAGAGAAAATCATGAAAAATTTACATTAAAAACCAATTATAATCTAGATTCTACTTTAATGCCTCCTAATCCATTTCCAAGCAAAATAGTTGGTATAGGAAAGAACTATATTTCACATGCGAAGGAAATGAAAGGAAGCATTAAACCTGCATTTTTCTTAAAAGCGCCTAGCGCTTTAATTGGATCAAACACAGATATAGTTGTTCCATCTTTTATTAAAAAACCCGATTATGAAGGAGAAGTTGTTATTTTAATTGGAAAAAAGGTTAAGAATGCATCTCTAAAAGAAGCTAAGGAATCAATAGTAGGATATACAGCCGGAAATGATTTTACTGCAAGAGACCTTCAGTATGGAGATAATAATACAGAATGTCTCCCTTGGAGCCAAGCCAAGAGTCTAGATACTTTTTCTCCCACAGGACCTTATATAAAAATTATAGATGATTATTCAGAACTAGAAAACGTATGTGTAACAACAAGGTTAAATGGTAAAACTGTTCAACAAGGTTGTCCCTCGGAAATGTTTTATGACTATGCCAACGTTGTATTAGAGGTATCAAAATTGATGACTTTATATCCAGGTGATTTGGTATTTACAGGAACACCCTCAGGAGTAGGCCATGCTAAAGGTAATTATCTTAACGATGGGGATGTAATTGAAGTAATCGTTACTGGTATAGATCCATTAAGAAATAAGGTTGTTAGGTATAAATAG
- a CDS encoding DedA family protein, producing MTAESMLIPIPSEIVMPLAGILAKIGSLNIYLIITFGTVGNLIGSTILYFIGKYVRNPFVEFAVKYFRLNIKYVKLSDDLFDKHGSSIIFFGRIMPAIRSIISLPAGFSRMNLPKFGLYTLLGSIPWNLSLTLIGFYLGTNKSFILKFDYVISALTFIIGIYYLIKYIK from the coding sequence ATGACGGCAGAAAGTATGTTAATTCCAATTCCAAGTGAAATAGTTATGCCGTTAGCAGGTATACTAGCCAAAATAGGCTCATTAAATATTTATCTAATAATTACATTTGGAACAGTTGGGAACTTAATTGGTTCTACAATATTATATTTTATTGGAAAATATGTTAGAAATCCTTTTGTTGAATTTGCAGTTAAATATTTTAGATTAAATATTAAATATGTAAAACTATCTGATGACCTCTTTGATAAACATGGTTCCTCAATAATTTTCTTTGGTAGGATTATGCCAGCTATTAGATCAATAATATCACTACCAGCTGGTTTTTCTAGAATGAATTTACCAAAATTTGGTTTATATACACTATTAGGTTCTATTCCATGGAACTTATCTTTAACCCTTATAGGATTTTACTTGGGGACAAACAAATCATTTATATTGAAGTTTGATTATGTTATAAGCGCTTTAACTTTTATTATAGGGATATATTATTTAATCAAATATATTAAATAA